One segment of Calliopsis andreniformis isolate RMS-2024a chromosome 1, iyCalAndr_principal, whole genome shotgun sequence DNA contains the following:
- the LOC143181226 gene encoding putative fatty acyl-CoA reductase CG8306 has translation MASDIMNFYKDKTVFITGGTGFLGVCLIEKLLRSCPDIKNIYLLIRPKKGKQIGERLEELKKNSVFDRLKEENKTHLFDKLIPVAGDVGEDNLGLSSEDRLTLVGEVQIIFHCAATLDFEADLKSNTNINLLGTRRVVELSQEVRDLKALVHVSSAYVNAVLLEVDEHVYPAPYDVNELLKLVEKLDSATLEAETPNILKDHPNSYTFTKHLAEHEVKNGRVPAAIVRPSMITAAWKEPVPGWTISKNGPQGFLMGASKGVVRRLPVAKHLIYDYIPVDLVVNTLIAAACAVDRDGGRELKVFHSTSSTANPFKWVAVEKKINVYLHKFPLLSAVWYPHLKLLPSIFLFRISVLFVHMIPAYILDTITKLAGGRPILVRLHTNVNNSLNRLTRFIFTEWRFHNPRTMELYKSLSESDKQLFDLDIRPLVWEDYFVNLTQGVRTFLNKESPKTLAKARSKDKILLVAHLALQASILGSIWWIVKTLLASTWTKTGLIVPLTYVLFEQF, from the exons ATGGCATCCGACATAATGAATTTCTACAAGGACAAGACCGTGTTTATCACCGGCGGAACTGGCTTTCTTGGCGTTTgtctgatcgaaaagttactgcGCTCCTGCCCTGACATCAAGAATATTTATTTGTTAATACGCCCCAAGAAGGGGAAGCAAATAGGGGAGAGGCTAGAGGAGCTGAAGAAAAATTCG GTGTTCGACAGACTGAAGGAAGAAAATAAGACTCATCTTTTTGATAAATTAATTCCTGTTGCGGGAGATGTGGGAGAGGATAATCTGGGATTGTCGTCTGAAGACAGGCTGACTTTAGTAGGAGAAGTACAAATCATTTTCCATTGTGCTGCAACATTAGATTTTGAGGCAGATTTGAAATCTAACACAAATATTAACTTACTGGGCACACGCAGAGTTGTGGAGCTTAGTCAGGAGGTCAGAGATCTCAAG GCACTGGTACATGTTTCAAGTGCATATGTTAACGCAGTCCTGCTGGAAGTGGATGAACATGTATATCCTGCACCTTATGATGTGAATGAGTTACTGAAATTAGTGGAAAAACTGGATAGTGCAACTTTGGAAGCAGAAACACCGAATATACTGAAAGATCATCCAAATTCTTATACATTTACAAAACATTTGGCTGAGCATGAAGTTAAAAATGGACGTGTGCCTGCTGCTATTGTGCGTCCTTCAATGA TAACAGCAGCATGGAAAGAACCAGTTCCTGGATGGACAATATCAAAGAATGGGCCTCAAGGATTTTTAATGGGTGCTAGCAAAGGTGTTGTAAGGAGATTGCCAGTTGCAAAGCATTTAATTTATGATTACATTCCAGTGGATCTTGTTGTAAACACTCTTATTGCTGCTGCATGCGCCGTCGACCGCGATGG TGGTAGAGAACTGAAAGTGTTCCATAGTACATCCAGTACGGCCAATCCTTTCAAATGGGTAGCCGTGGAAAAGAAAATTAATGTTTACTTACACAAATTTCCATTACTAAGTGCAGTTTGGTATCCGCATCTTAAACTCTTACCATCAATTTTCCTCTTCAGGATTTCTGTTTTGTTTGTACACATGATACCTGCATATATTTTGGATACAATTACTAAGCTAGCAGGCGGACGACCAAT ATTAGTACGATTACATACAAACgttaataattcattaaatcgGTTAACAAGGTTTATCTTCACTGAATGGAGATTTCATAATCCTCGTACTATGGAATTATATAAGTCTCTCTCGGAAAGTGACAAACAACTTTTTGATCTAGATATAAGGCCACTAGTGTGGGAAGATTATTTCGTGAACTTGACACAAGGAGTCAGAACTTTCTTGAATAAAGAATCTCCAAAGACATTGGCTAAAGCACGTTCCAAAGATAAAAT attATTAGTCGCGCACTTGGCCTTACAAGCTTCGATACTAGGATCTATTTGGTGGATAGTCAAAACTCTCTTGGCTAGTACTTGGACCAAAACAGGCTTGATTGTTCCGCTCACATATGTTTTGTTTgaacaattttaa
- the LOC143181231 gene encoding CUE domain-containing protein 2, which produces MNRTMDEKEELVKKSLFSFVRKEVPTAQLSLIDDIVLSYVVSMVEESALEEDLDVDGLCEMVSACLPEFSTIDKEAVSKWLLDVESKLRQESKENENCQPHDPLSHISLTALLPPGTQRMRVHHLSETSDVGSDSSGEYFSEESSWDQVALLQEMFPAASPAEARHCLAVAGGDIAKAAQLVLHRQEAGQSIVSNLTFLTPNGRNKARLNDEELKSRIIARYSYVDRDDDSREHRPVAPKTEPKKLVRYLDNKIVSVKGERYTEVRRGGEEEDGNEGGRKRGHCRP; this is translated from the exons ATGAATAGGACAATGGATGAGAAGGAAGAGTTAGTGAAGAAGTCCTTGTTCAGTTTTGTCAGAAAAGAAGTGCCCACTGCCCAATTGAG TTTAATAGACGATATTGTTCTCAGTTATGTGGTGAGTATGGTGGAAGAAAGTGCACTTGAGGAGGATTTGGATGTGGATGGATTGTGTGAAATGGTATCTGCCTGTCTTCCTGAGTTTTCTACCATTGACAAAGAAGCTGTATCCAAGTGGTTGTTGGATGTTGAAAGTAAATTACGACAAGAAAgtaaagaaaatgaaaattgcCAACCACACGATCCTTTAAGTCACATTAGTTTGACTGCATTGTTACCTCCTGGTACACAAAGGATGAGAGTCCATCATCTTTCAGAAACAAGCGATGTTGGAAGTGATTCTAGTGGAGAATATTTCTCTGAA GAATCATCCTGGGATCAAGTAGCACTTCTGCAAGAAATGTTCCCAGCAGCGAGTCCTGCTGAAGCCAGACATTGCTTAGCTGTTGCTGGTGGTGATATAGCGAAGGCAGCACAGCTTGTGCTTCATAGACAAGAAGCAGGACAGAGTATTGTCAGCAATCTGACGTTCCTAACA CCGAACGGTCGCAACAAGGCCAGACTGAACGACGAGGAGCTGAAATCCCGTATTATTGCGCGGTATAGTTACGTGGATAGGGACGACGATTCGCGCGAGCATCGTCCAGTTGCTCCAAAAACGGAACCGAAGAAGTTGGTGCGCTATCTCGACAACAAGATCGTGAGCGTGAAGGGTGAACGCTACACAGAGGTGAGAAGGGGTGGCGAAGAAGAGGACGGCAACGAAGGTGGCAGGAAAAGAGGTCATTGCCGGCCGTAA